acgTTTACCCATCGTCCCagaaaagcataatgcatggactgaagataacccagtgggctaaacactgttatgtggttatCTTACTTTACCATCCATTCACTCATGCCCCATCTGACTCTAGTCTGCACATTCCCACGTACGACTGATAGACAGATTTTATGATCCAATTATTTTTTAGTCCCTTAttgtgggcctgggaatgttaggcccagGACCATGACTTAGGAATGTAGTATTATGATTGAGTCTTAGAGGCcctcccaaataattaatatatatgaatTATATGGATATGGCCTATATATTTGTAGTGTGCATGGGCATGTATGTATGTGTACCTATGACACCACCTTATATCCAAGCGTAACCATGTTTTCCCAGTCTGCTGGTGTCCTCTGGCCCTTTTACTTTGGTGACACAGATAGAAACACACTCCTATTAGGGCAATTCCAGTTATCACCTGTTTCATCattagtagtaggctgagtgttttgaaatactAGGATAGGGATTATGATAGTGTGTCCCACAGTGCTATGTATatgagaaataaaacagaaatttggagtagtgacactaccactAAGGCctctatatataaatatattgtaattagttactacacagtactgtccattcatgttatagGTTACCCTTACTGatggttgtcaccctctggtaagcttcactgggcaggaaacagaagtggctagcttctctgttccattggttgaACTGCTCTGTGATACACCAGTAGTTGcttatggatgctgtcttccagataacctactgaatggactgtactgtgtagtaactaattacaatatagGGGGGGTTCGGCGtgtgggtgcaggctcagggctggggcagagggttggagtgcggggggtgagggttctggctggggggtgcaggctctggggtggggccggggatgaggggtttggggtgtaggctgccccagggctgcagcggggagagaggactctcccCCCAAGCCCTCTCTCACCGCAGCAGCTtgagggagaggcgcctctcccccagccctggccccagagcTGAACCAGCAGCAAAGGTCTGGGAGCAGCTGAAGGAGACTGAATTATCtcagtggggaggaggagagagtagCTCTCTTGCACTCTCAAGACCCTGTTAATAAATTAGCCTGTATCCATTGCAGTGCATAGGACAGAAGGGGGGAGGCAGCTTTACTGGATCCTGCTATTCTTCTGGGTGCCCATATAACTGGTGTTTAAACAGCAAAGCATGAGATtgggcccagccctgggttccttACCCAGCGTGAGGGGAATGCAGCCGGCTGCCACAATCTTCTGATAGGCTTCTCGGATTTGCCTGCAGCTGTCCTGCAGGTTGTAGAGGTTCACGTTCACATCACCAATGTCAGCAACCATGAGGGAATGGAAAGgtgctgccccagtgctggggttATAGGTCCTCACCATACACGACTCGGCTCGAATCTGGCGAGGGCCGAACCTGGAAGGGAAAGAATCCCACACTTTGTTATCAGGGATGGTTGGAGGAGGAAACTTCCATAGGACCAGGGGATTCTGAACACATGGCTGGTTGGGCACACATTCCTCCTAGACACTTAGGAGTTGAAGGTTGGAATGACCATTGGGGCAAATGTTTCAAGTGGGACTATTATATTGTGGTTGTGATCGTCTACGTCAGATGCATAATGAGTTTGGCCTAATGGCTTCAACAGATAGGTCACCTGTAGATCCGGGCAGAGAGCTTACTGCAAATCTAGCGTGTGTGCAAAGACATGCGACTCTGATTCTGAGTGGCCAACTTGAGAAGATTTTCAGGGGCCtgcttttcagaaatgctgaatgCCCACCTTTTCAACCTCCGCtccctttaaagtgtctcagTTTGGGCACCCTAAATTATCAGGTACTTTTGAAACTCTTTGCCAGTCACTCTAGATTTACAATCAGGTCTCTGACTGGAGCCACACATGATCCATCTGCTGAAGAGCTTAGGCCAAGCTCATGACTGGAAAGCCTGAAATGGGCATCTCCCTTCAGCATCCATCACGCTCAATGGACACTCACAGACACTCTTAGGTTTGCTTCCTCCACAGAGCCACCCCAACCCCttaccctgagtcccctcccacataccgcacctcctcccacaccccaatcctctgccccagccctacattcatagccctgcatacaatttcccctcccagatgtggcccttgggccaaaaagtttgcccacccctgatctagacaggcaaatccacattcctttgtctaaggcaAGTTGGTTTATCAGCTCTGTCCACAACATATTATAGGAACATATTTTCAACACCCACACATAACTCTATGCACAGCCCATACATACATCACACGGATGTTCATGGCTAGCATGTCGCCAGTTTTCATAAAAGACTTTACGCAATGTGCTTTTATAGCACAATAATATTATATTCCATCAGCTGATTCAATTGCAaattctttggggttcagaccCCTGTTCTCCCCctggggtgtctggaccctgattgtcacatTACAAAACCACTCTGACAACTGGCACCTTCACAGGGCTGAATGGTACCAAGAGCAAACCACCCTCTCCTGCTTTTGCTTGGTCGCTGCAGGACGGGGCAGAGGCAGACTGGCAGAACAGGGAAACCTGGCATGCTGCCGTATCTGTTCCCTGGAATAAAAAGAGGGAACCACATTACTGGGCAGTCAGTCCCGCATCTTTCACCAGCACAGACTCCCCTGGGATTTTTCTTGAATAGTCACTAGACAGCAAGTGCCCCATCCCCTGGGTTCTTGGCTTCACCCTCCTCAGATCTTAGCCTAACATCTGCCCCTTACCTTGCGCCAGGACGGTTGGAGGTTCCCGTGTCAAGGGGCACCCCAACAAACGCAGCATCTAGTCCCTCTGGTGAAGTCTGAACGGGCAGCTTCATCATGGAGCAGACCCCCACGGGCCTGGCTACGAGCTGAGCACTGGGAGGCAGATTGAAGCTAGAGCCAGCGAGGAAGCGGCGAGGGGCACTGTGCCCAGCGAGCAGGCTCTCCGAGCCCCCACGCTGGaagccaggcagggagccagctgCAGCAGGGTGAGCTGTGACCCACACACACAGGCTAGCTCTGGGTGGCTGGAGCTTGGCTGCCAGGAAAGTTGCCGAGAACCTCCGAGGGCAGAGCATTCTCCGGAGCAGCTGGCTGCCATGCACGAAGAGGGGCTCCATCCTGCACCCCTTGCttaaccctcctcccccagcacagcaccacggccacagctggccctgcaGGTTCAaagcagagagaggcaggggTAGCAGACACACAGTACTTATTctacccccctccctcctggcagGGTCAAAGTGCAGCTCCCAGACATGCAACAGCTTTAAACTCAGCCCTATGCTTTGCCCTCAATCAATTTCCTCTGcccgcccccctcgccccctTGCATTCTGGGAAAGGGAGTCTTTTCCTACTCTGGGTTTGTCAGCTGCAGTGTCAGGGATCCCAGACTCTACTCAGCCAAGTGGCCGGAGCAACTTGAATTTGTGCCACATGGAGCATTATGGCAGTGACCAGACGTGGCCAGGTTCCAGCTTGCAACATGTTGGTTTAAATCAAGCAGCCGGCAGTCCCCGCAGGCTGCTCCTCCATATGATTAAAGGAAAAGGCAGCCAAAGGCCTCACTGCAGAACTGCCTGGGCAACTTTTGCCTGTTAGTCAAAGGGATCCTTTGTAAGTGAGGtgaatagaaaggagcataaacactgccaaattaagggcaaaaatgtaataagaaaagccaaagaggagtttgaagaacgactagccaaaaactcaaaaggcaGTAACAAACTGgtttgtaagtacatcagaagcaggaagcctgctaaacaaccagtggggcccctggacgatcgagatacaaaaggagcatttaaagacgataaagtcattgcggagaaactaaatgaattctttgcttcagtcttccggactgaggatgttagggagattcccaaacctgagccatcctttgtaggtgacaaatctgaggaatggtcacagattgaggtgtcaatagaggaggttttggaattaattgataaacttaacattaacaggtcaccgggaccagatggcattcacccaagagttctgaaaaaggtcaaatgtgaaattgcggaactactaactatgatttttaacctgtcctttaaatcggcttctgtacccaatgactggaagatggctaatgtaacgccaatatttaaaaagggctctagaggtgatcccgatatttacagaccggtaagtctaacgttagtgcctggcaaattagttgaaacaataataaagaataaaattgtcagccacatagaagaacataaattgttgggcaaaagtcaacatggtttctgtaaagggagatcgtgtcttactaatctattagagttctttgaaggggtcaacaaacatgtggacaaaggggatccagtgacTAAATGGTAATTTTTTAGAatagagaggggtaactagtggtgttccccaaggctcagtcctaggaccaatcctattcaatttattcataatctggaggaaggggtaaaaagtgaggtggcaaagtttgcagatgatactaaactgctcaagatagtaagaccaaagcagactatgaagaacttcaaaaagatctcacaaaactaagtgattgggaaacaaaatggcaaatgaaatttaatgtggataaatgtaaagtaatgcacattgggaaaaataaccccaactatacatacaatatgatgggggctaatttagctacaactaatcagaaaaaagatcttggtgtcattgtggatagttctctgaagacgtccacacagtgtgcagtggcaATCGAAAAAGCAAacatatactggcattagaaaaggttcagagaagggctactaaaatgattaggggtttggaacgggtcccatattgGGAGAgagtaaagaggctaggacttttcagcttggaaaagatgagactaagggggggataggatagaggtatataaaatcatgagtgatgtggagaaagtggataaggaaaagttatttacttgcttccataatacaagaactaggggccaccaaatgaaattaatgggcagcaagtttaaaacaaataagttcttcttcacacagtgcacagtcaacttgtggaactccttgcctgaggaggttgtgaaggctaggattataacagggtttaaaagagaatggGCTAAATTCATGGagtaagtccattaatggctattagccaggctgggtaaggaatggtgtccctagcctctgtttgtcagagggtggagatggatggcaggagagagatcacttgatcattgcctgttaggttcactccctctggggcacctggcagtggccactgtcggtagacaggacactgggctggatggacctttggtctgaccagtacGGCCATTTTATGTTCTTAAAATTTACCACTAGAATTATGAGTTATCTTGACTGCCCCACTGCAGTACACTCTGACGGGAATGCAGCAGCAGTTTAAAAGGGTCAGATGTCATAGCAATGGTTTagggaaaggagaaaaaagattTCTTCACATCTCACCCTCTGTCTTTCCATTTTCTTGACGACCACGTGATTTCAGCATGAGCCTTGTCTATTAGGTCTCCACTGACAATTCTCCAGGGGAGTTATGCAGATTTGCCCCAGTTCCAGCTACTGATGCCCAGCGACCTAGTGCAAACCCCAAGCATATACACAGAGAGTCCCAATATGCAGCTGTAACACTTAAAGCAAAGTAAGCGGTGTTAATACAAATTGCAGCTTTCCTTTTCCAGAGGATATGCATGGGGCAGCTATACTGGTAACCAGCCACTGATGACTGGTCTCAGGGTAAGTCCCCAGGGAAGCCTGGGCCTTAGTCAACAGAAAAGACTTTGGGTTGGGAGTAATACAATGCTAGAGTTTTATCACATTTTTTATTAATACCCGAGTGATATGAAGTCTCATAGCAGGAAGTCCAAGAAATGGCAACTCCTTGTAACAGTGCGGCTGTGAACACTGCCAGTGTATATCAGAAAACTGGCAAACTCTCTGTCAAAATCCAGCTATGACCAAAAGTTCCAGTGAGGGCATTCACCAGGGGGCTAAATACATTCTGATGATGGACACTCAGCATTTCTTTgcttcaccaccacccccagcgtTCCCATTTTCAGTACGCAGGAACCTGCAACCTTTCAAAAAACAATATTAATCTTGGCTAGAGATGGTTGGAACATTTTCAACAAACTGAAATTTCAGCAAAGCTGAAACATTTCATGTGGACATATCAGTTTTTAGGAAAGTTTTGGTGAGAATATTTTGTGTGCATGCAAGAATACACATGTGCTCTGTTCCCTGGTGGCAAGACTGCTGGCCTGGGATGttggaaacccaggttcaagtccctgctctgcctgattcagagtcaTCTAGGATGAAAATCTCTGCTCTGAATCAAGCAGAGATTGTACCTGGACCGTCTCACCCTTATCTTCCCCAATCAAAAAGCTCGCGTTTCAACCTGAAAATAGACAACAACGTAATTCAATTTTCACAAAAACCTCAAAAGGTACAGTGAAGCAGAATTGCTGTCCTCCTGCCAGCTCTAATTCTAGTAGCTGGGCTGAACAAGATCAAACCAGATTGAATATCCGAGGCTCACCTGTGTTTCATACCAAGCAGGCGTAACTCAGATGATGCAAGGAAGCTGTGAGATGTATTGACTACAGCAGTTGAAATGCCTTGAGTCAAGATGGGTGAAAATATTAACAGTATTGCGATGTGGGGACATTGGTTAGACAAGGATGTGCTCAGATGGTAGTTAGTGGAAGCGTCTGCCTTTCCAGCCTTAATTGGTGGTGTATCACCACACCTCTTTTCTCCCTCTATATCAAAGCACCGGACAGATCTTTCCCTTTGTCTCTTCTAGGAACTTATATTTAACATCTGAATGACCTCTGTTTTGTAACTGGAACCCTGGTCCTCTGCCCCTTTTGGTTTTGTCTTCACTTAGCACATTGCATCTCACAGGCAGTCCCTGTCCTCATAATCCCCCAGCACACTGAGGTGCATTGTAAGTAACAAATGCATTTTGAAAACTTCCTACTTCAGGATGCCAGCTGATTGCATGCAGAGTTCAAGAGAGTCCCCTACACAACTAGCTATGTGCACTATGGGTTTTTCTTCACTTTCCATTGAAGCATGAGGTCACAGTAAAAAGCAGGATACTGGCTTGGCTGGATCAGTGGTCTGATCTGGTTGGCAAATGCTATATTTCTAATGCCACTCCCTACTGTTCTACAGACTGGAGCTTCTTAGAGACAGGAGGGGCATTCACATGTGTAAAGCAATCTGGTTCCAGGGTAGAACTTCTGCCAATACCTCTTCATGCAAATAAATGCAGATGGCAGCCTCAGTTCTCTAGTTAAAGTGAAAATTAATGAATGCAGTGGCACATGTCCCAATTAACCTTCATAAAAGTGAAGCTgagaatctgtaaactcaggggttgtaccatatgactggagaattgctaacatagttcctatttttaagaaaggaaaaaaaagtaatccgtgtaactataggcctgttagtttgacatctgtagtatgcaaggtcctgggaaaaaaattgaaggagacagtagttaaggacattgaggtcaatggtaattgggacaaaatacaacatggttttacaaaaggtagatcatgccaaaccaacctgatctccttctttgagactgtaacagattttttagacagtggatctaatttacctcaatttcagtaaggcatttgatacggttcaacatggggaattattagctaaattggaaaaaatgggggtcaatatgaaaactgaaaggtggataaggaactggttaaaggggagactacaacgggtcatactgaaaggtgaactgtcaggctggaaggaggttactagtggagttcctcagggatcggttttggaaCCAATCTTGTTTAATCTTTTCATTACTGACCTtaacacaaaaagtgggaatgtgctaataaagtttgcgggtgacacaaagctgggaggtattgctaatacagagaaggactgggatatcatacaggaagatctggatgactggagtaatagtaataggatgaaatttaatagtgaaaactgcaaggtcatgcatttagggattaataagaatttttgttataaattggggacgtatcagttggaagtaacagaggagaaggaccttggagtattggttgatcacaggatgactgtgagccaccaatgtgatatggctgttaaaaaagctaatgcggtcttgggatgcatcaggcgaggtatttccagtaaagataaggaggtgttagtactgttatacaaggcactggtgagatctcacctggaatactgtgtgcagttttggtctccaatatttaagaaggatgaattcaaactggaacaggttcagaaaagggctactcagatgatctgaggaatgggaaacctgtcttatgaaaggacaaactcaaagagcttggtttgtttagcctaaccaacagaaggctgaggggagatatgattgctctctataaatatatcagagggataaataccagggagggagaggaattatttaagctcagtaccaatgtggacaagaacaaatggatataaactggacattaggaagtttagacttgaaatcagatgaaggtttctaaccattagaggaatgaagtcctggaacagccttccaaggggagtagtaaggtcaaaagacatatctgacttcaagactaagtttgataagtttatggaggggatggtatgatgggatagcctaattttggcaattaattgatctttgattattagcagtaaatatgcccaatggcctgtgatggaatgttagaaggggtgggatctgagttactacagagaattctttcctgggtgctggctggtgagtcttgcccacatgctccaggtttagctgattgccatatttggggtccaggaattttcctgcagggcagattggcagaggccctggtgttttttcgcctttctctgcagcatggggctcaggtcacttgctggaggattctctgcaccttgaggtctttaaaccacaatttgaggacttcaataactcagacataggttaggggtttgatacaggagtgtgtgggtgagattctgtggcctgcgttgtgcaggtggtcagactagatgatcataatggtctcttctgaccttaaagtctatgagtctataattcaCCGCTGGGGTTGAAAGCTATCAGAAAAGTGACAGTGTTTACTCCTCCATGCAAGCTGAAATCTCAGCATCAACCAGAGATTTCAACTCAACAGTGATTATGCAACTACTATCAGCAGTGCCTCACATGAGGTTACTAGCCCTCAGATCTTCTACAGCaggtgttctcaaactgggggttgggacccctcagggggttggaaggttattacatgggggggtcgcgagctatCAGACaactccaaaccccgctttgcctccagcatttataatggtgttaaatatatttaaaagtgtttttcatgTATAAGGGGAggaggttgcactcagaggcttgctgtgtgaaaggggtcaccagtataaaaatttgagaaccacttttCTACAGGGTGTTACATAATACAGAGCAGCTGTgagtgtggtgggggagagatccAACCCAGGTTTATATTCAGGACAATTAGTTACTGTTTCGCTATCCACATTTATCATGGAAACATTGATAAGATTTGTCCAGTTCCG
This window of the Mauremys mutica isolate MM-2020 ecotype Southern chromosome 21, ASM2049712v1, whole genome shotgun sequence genome carries:
- the AGMAT gene encoding agmatinase, mitochondrial; this translates as MEPLFVHGSQLLRRMLCPRRFSATFLAAKLQPPRASLCVWVTAHPAAAGSLPGFQRGGSESLLAGHSAPRRFLAGSSFNLPPSAQLVARPVGVCSMMKLPVQTSPEGLDAAFVGVPLDTGTSNRPGARFGPRQIRAESCMVRTYNPSTGAAPFHSLMVADIGDVNVNLYNLQDSCRQIREAYQKIVAAGCIPLTLGGDHTITYPILQAVAEKHGPVGLVHVDAHTDTGDTALGEKIYHGTPFRRCVDEGLLDCKRVVQIGIRGSSYTPDPYKYCRDQGFRVILAEDCWLKSLVPLMAEVRKQMGAKPIYISFDIDGLDPAYAPGTGTPEIAGLTPAQALEIIRGCKGLNIVGCDLVEVAPIYDASGNTALMGANLLFEMLCALPRVKTI